One stretch of Brevibacillus laterosporus DNA includes these proteins:
- a CDS encoding glycerate kinase codes for MKFVIAPDSFKESLTALQAAEAIEKGVKEVFPDAECVLVPMADGGEGTVQSLVDATGGEIVTCKVTGPMDQPVDAFYGLLGDKKTAVIEMAAASGLQLVPREQRNPLLTTTRGTGELILHALDLGVTHIILGLGGSATNDGGAGVAQALGVRLLDQNGKDLGSGGGELGKLDQIDISGLDPRLQQVTFEVACDVDNPLTGPKGASAVFGPQKGATSQQVAFLDKNLAHYAKKLKECLGKDVDQIEGAGAAGGLGAGVLAFFQCELKRGIQIVIEATGLAKHVQDADFVITGEGRVDFQTIHGKTPIGVAKTAKQYHVPVIGIAGCLTEESNVVHEYGIDLLFPIIPHLAPLEEILQEGAQNMERTARNVAMSLKLGAMLQAKK; via the coding sequence ATGAAATTCGTTATTGCACCGGATTCTTTTAAAGAAAGTCTTACAGCTTTGCAGGCGGCAGAAGCAATTGAAAAAGGAGTAAAAGAAGTCTTCCCTGATGCAGAGTGTGTATTGGTACCGATGGCAGATGGTGGAGAAGGTACGGTTCAATCGCTGGTGGATGCTACTGGTGGAGAGATTGTTACTTGTAAAGTGACGGGTCCTATGGATCAACCTGTGGATGCATTCTACGGTTTATTGGGCGATAAAAAGACGGCGGTTATTGAGATGGCAGCAGCTTCTGGTTTGCAGCTAGTGCCGCGTGAACAAAGAAACCCGCTTCTCACAACAACGCGGGGGACTGGTGAACTGATTCTTCATGCTTTGGATTTAGGCGTTACACATATCATACTAGGATTAGGTGGAAGTGCAACGAATGATGGCGGTGCCGGTGTAGCACAGGCATTAGGGGTACGGTTACTAGATCAGAACGGTAAAGATCTTGGTAGCGGGGGCGGAGAGCTTGGTAAGCTTGATCAAATTGATATAAGTGGTCTTGACCCGCGTCTACAACAGGTAACCTTTGAAGTAGCTTGTGACGTTGATAATCCATTGACAGGACCAAAGGGGGCTTCCGCAGTATTTGGACCGCAAAAAGGGGCAACCTCACAGCAAGTAGCTTTTCTGGATAAAAATTTAGCACATTATGCGAAGAAATTAAAAGAATGCCTTGGTAAAGATGTTGATCAGATTGAAGGAGCTGGGGCAGCAGGTGGTCTAGGAGCAGGTGTATTAGCTTTCTTTCAATGTGAATTAAAACGTGGTATTCAGATCGTAATAGAGGCTACTGGGTTGGCAAAACATGTGCAGGATGCTGATTTTGTCATCACAGGGGAAGGGCGCGTAGACTTTCAGACCATTCATGGTAAAACCCCGATTGGTGTAGCCAAAACTGCAAAGCAGTATCATGTTCCAGTGATCGGAATTGCGGGTTGCCTGACCGAGGAAAGCAATGTTGTGCATGAGTATGGAATTGATCTTTTATTCCCGATCATTCCGCATCTGGCTCCCTTAGAAGAGATTTTGCAAGAAGGGGCTCAAAATATGGAGCGGACGGCGCGCAATGTAGCTATGTCCTTGAAGCTAGGAGCAATGTTGCAGGCGAAAAAATAG
- a CDS encoding GntP family permease: protein MDVTVSVFGALAALVVAIVLILRKVPPAYGMIAGALIGGIIGGVSLPDTVTLMIEGTKGVIPAVLRILAAGVLAGVLIESGAASTIAETIVKKVGETRALLALAIATMILTAVGVFIDVAVITVAPIALAIAQRADISKMGILLAMIGGGKAGNIMSPNPNTIAAADTFYVPLTSVMAAGIIPAIFGVVVTYFIAKRLSQKGSKVEKSEINEVDRSTLPSFGAAILAPLTAIVLLALRPLFNINIDPLIALPVGGLVGAIAMGRAKKINQYAIYGLGKMSGVAIMLIGTGTLAGIIANSELKGVIISGLTASGLPAYLLAPISGALMSLATASTTAGTVVASSVFGSTIVELGVSSLAAAAMIHAGATVFDHMPHGSFFHATGGSVNMAMKERLRLIPYETAIGLVLAVISTLLFGIFQILG, encoded by the coding sequence ATGGATGTAACCGTAAGCGTTTTCGGGGCATTAGCAGCGTTGGTTGTAGCAATCGTCCTTATTTTACGTAAAGTGCCGCCTGCTTATGGAATGATAGCTGGTGCCTTGATTGGTGGTATTATTGGGGGAGTCAGTTTGCCAGACACCGTGACCCTAATGATTGAAGGCACCAAGGGAGTTATTCCAGCTGTCCTACGTATCCTTGCAGCTGGTGTCTTGGCTGGTGTACTAATTGAATCGGGAGCAGCATCCACGATCGCTGAGACCATTGTGAAAAAAGTAGGCGAAACCAGAGCACTACTAGCACTAGCTATCGCGACGATGATTTTGACAGCTGTGGGAGTTTTTATCGACGTAGCTGTTATTACCGTAGCTCCGATTGCTCTTGCAATCGCGCAGCGCGCTGATATATCTAAAATGGGAATTTTGCTTGCGATGATTGGTGGAGGAAAAGCTGGTAACATTATGTCACCGAATCCTAACACGATCGCAGCAGCAGATACATTTTACGTACCATTGACATCCGTGATGGCGGCAGGAATTATTCCAGCTATCTTTGGAGTAGTAGTGACCTACTTTATTGCCAAGCGTCTGTCGCAAAAAGGAAGCAAAGTAGAAAAAAGTGAAATTAATGAAGTTGATAGAAGTACATTACCGAGTTTTGGAGCAGCTATTTTGGCACCGCTTACAGCGATTGTTCTGCTGGCTTTGCGTCCTCTATTCAACATCAATATAGATCCGCTAATTGCTTTACCAGTTGGTGGTCTTGTAGGTGCAATTGCTATGGGGCGTGCAAAGAAAATTAATCAGTATGCGATATATGGGTTAGGAAAAATGTCTGGTGTAGCAATCATGTTGATTGGTACAGGGACACTTGCAGGAATTATTGCCAACTCAGAGTTAAAAGGCGTTATTATTTCAGGATTGACGGCATCCGGTCTCCCAGCCTATCTGCTGGCACCAATTAGCGGTGCGCTAATGTCTTTGGCTACGGCTTCTACAACAGCTGGTACCGTGGTAGCAAGTTCTGTTTTTGGTAGTACGATCGTTGAGTTAGGTGTAAGCTCACTTGCAGCAGCAGCGATGATACATGCAGGTGCAACCGTATTTGATCATATGCCACACGGAAGCTTCTTCCATGCAACAGGTGGTAGCGTCAATATGGCGATGAAAGAACGTTTGCGCTTAATTCCTTATGAAACAGCTATTGGTTTGGTGCTTGCTGTAATTTCTACCCTTTTGTTTGGTATCTTCCAAATTCTTGGCTAA